From the genome of Limisalsivibrio acetivorans, one region includes:
- the rplT gene encoding 50S ribosomal protein L20, which produces MPRAKGGVKTRKSHNKWLELSKGHRGTRNNVYKKAREQAERSLAESYKGRKQRKRDFRRLWIVRINAAVRQHGLSYNTFMGLLKEKNIEVDRKMLSEMAINSPEQFAELVKQVQS; this is translated from the coding sequence GTGCCAAGAGCAAAAGGCGGGGTGAAAACCCGCAAGAGCCATAACAAATGGCTTGAATTGTCCAAGGGTCATCGCGGAACCCGTAACAATGTTTACAAAAAAGCCCGCGAGCAGGCCGAGAGATCCCTTGCCGAGTCCTACAAAGGACGCAAGCAGCGCAAGAGAGATTTCAGAAGGCTCTGGATAGTGAGGATCAACGCAGCCGTAAGGCAGCATGGTCTCAGCTACAACACCTTCATGGGACTTCTCAAAGAGAAGAACATTGAGGTGGACCGCAAAATGCTTTCAGAGATGGCTATCAACAGCCCGGAGCAGTTTGCGGAGTTGGTTAAGCAGGTACAATCCTGA
- the pheS gene encoding phenylalanine--tRNA ligase subunit alpha: MSIQLDTSGLDSFKTEIAEASSLEELYNVKVKYLGKKGLISGLNKQLGKLPPEERKDAGQRIGALRAEFEEHHDARESTLKQEEKSRKLESEFIDITMPGVPFKGGGIHPVTRVYDEIVDIFTSMGFEVALGPEVESDFYNFEALNIPKEHPARDMQDTFYIGEEVLMRTHTSPVQVRTMLKEKPPVKIIAPGKVYRCDSDVTHTPMFHQVEGLLVDDKTTFGDLKGTLTVFIKRMFGDDVPVRFRPSFFPFTEPSAEVDMGCVICGGKGCRVCSHTGWLEILGSGMVDPEVYKHVGYDPEGCRGYAFGMGIERIAMLKYGIDDLRLFFENNLKFLKQF, encoded by the coding sequence ATGTCTATTCAGCTTGATACAAGCGGTCTCGACTCATTTAAAACCGAGATCGCAGAGGCCTCAAGCCTCGAAGAACTTTATAATGTCAAGGTTAAATACCTGGGCAAAAAAGGATTAATCAGCGGTCTGAACAAACAGCTCGGCAAGCTCCCTCCCGAAGAGAGAAAGGATGCGGGTCAGCGAATCGGCGCACTCCGTGCAGAGTTCGAAGAGCACCATGATGCTAGGGAAAGCACCCTCAAGCAGGAGGAGAAGAGCAGGAAACTCGAATCCGAATTTATCGACATAACCATGCCGGGTGTTCCATTCAAAGGTGGCGGCATCCATCCCGTTACCCGTGTTTACGATGAAATCGTTGATATCTTTACATCCATGGGTTTTGAGGTTGCCCTCGGGCCCGAGGTGGAGTCCGATTTCTACAACTTCGAAGCACTCAACATTCCGAAGGAGCACCCCGCAAGGGATATGCAGGATACATTCTACATCGGGGAAGAGGTTCTAATGAGAACCCACACCTCCCCTGTGCAGGTCAGGACCATGCTCAAGGAGAAGCCCCCCGTTAAGATCATCGCACCCGGTAAGGTATACCGCTGCGACAGTGATGTTACCCATACCCCCATGTTCCATCAGGTGGAGGGTCTTCTGGTGGATGATAAAACCACCTTCGGCGACCTCAAAGGTACGCTCACCGTCTTTATAAAACGTATGTTCGGCGATGATGTCCCCGTCCGTTTCCGCCCCAGCTTCTTCCCCTTCACAGAACCGAGTGCAGAGGTTGATATGGGGTGTGTTATCTGCGGCGGCAAGGGTTGCCGTGTGTGCAGCCACACAGGCTGGCTCGAGATCCTCGGTAGCGGAATGGTGGACCCCGAGGTTTACAAACATGTCGGCTACGACCCCGAGGGTTGCAGGGGCTACGCCTTTGGTATGGGAATAGAGCGTATCGCCATGCTCAAGTACGGCATTGACGATCTTCGTCTCTTCTTCGAGAACAATCTTAAATTTCTCAAGCAGTTTTAA
- the infC gene encoding translation initiation factor IF-3, which yields MRGNKQADKERINQDIRVPEVRLVLDDGTQKGVVTIQEALDIADEHGLDLVEVAPNAKPPVCRVMDYGKFKFEKNKKDREARKKQRQNQIETKEIKFRPKIEDHDYNVKLKHIKRFLDEGNKVKLVIRFRGREMMFQNNGIELLKRVTEDVKGLGVVEKTPEMQGRQQIMIIGPDPQGGQPQQGKSE from the coding sequence ATACGGGGCAATAAACAAGCTGACAAGGAGCGGATTAATCAGGATATCAGAGTTCCTGAGGTCAGATTAGTGCTGGATGACGGAACCCAGAAAGGGGTTGTTACAATTCAGGAGGCGTTGGACATTGCGGATGAACACGGGCTTGACCTTGTTGAGGTTGCCCCGAATGCTAAACCGCCAGTTTGCCGTGTTATGGACTACGGCAAATTCAAGTTCGAAAAGAACAAGAAAGACCGTGAAGCGAGAAAGAAACAACGCCAGAACCAGATAGAGACAAAAGAAATTAAGTTTAGGCCGAAGATCGAGGACCATGATTACAATGTCAAACTGAAACATATCAAGAGATTTCTTGATGAAGGTAACAAGGTTAAGCTTGTTATCCGTTTCAGAGGGCGAGAGATGATGTTCCAGAACAACGGCATAGAGTTGCTCAAGCGTGTGACGGAAGATGTCAAAGGCTTGGGAGTAGTAGAGAAGACGCCTGAGATGCAGGGTCGTCAGCAGATAATGATTATAGGACCTGATCCCCAGGGCGGTCAGCCGCAACAGGGCAAGTCTGAATAA
- the rpmI gene encoding 50S ribosomal protein L35 produces the protein MPKMKTHKGAAKRFKVTGGGKVKVKRSGLRHILTSKTTKRKRALRHPGILEGKDADNIKKLMPYS, from the coding sequence ATGCCAAAGATGAAAACCCACAAGGGCGCTGCCAAGAGGTTCAAAGTTACTGGCGGCGGAAAAGTAAAGGTAAAGAGAAGTGGTCTGAGGCACATCCTCACCTCCAAGACCACAAAGCGAAAGCGCGCTCTGCGCCACCCTGGCATCCTTGAAGGAAAAGATGCGGATAACATTAAGAAATTAATGCCGTACAGCTAA